One region of Bradyrhizobium betae genomic DNA includes:
- a CDS encoding PilZ domain-containing protein, with the protein MHPRRHARVKPAGLVSRQAKIITDKSAPVIICTLVDYSPGGACVDLGGQVKIPDRFELLHVNTRKRCRIAWKRGTRVGVVF; encoded by the coding sequence ATGCATCCGCGCCGACATGCCCGCGTCAAACCGGCAGGCCTGGTGTCCCGCCAGGCCAAGATCATCACCGACAAGAGCGCGCCGGTGATCATCTGCACGCTTGTCGATTATTCGCCGGGCGGGGCTTGCGTCGATCTCGGCGGCCAGGTCAAGATTCCCGACCGGTTCGAGCTCTTGCACGTCAACACCAGGAAGCGCTGCCGCATCGCCTGGAAGCGCGGCACGCGGGTCGGCGTGGTGTTCTAG
- a CDS encoding DUF2235 domain-containing protein, with amino-acid sequence MEHERKAEPKNLVICCDGTGNEISENISNVLKLYRCLRKTDKTQPRQMVFYDPGVGTVTEPTTWHRLKANVNLVLGLATGYGLDDNVLSAYCFLVEHYAPGDRIYLFGFSRGAYTVRVLAGLIHKIGLISPEQANLAGSGLISYKQYSGSGRGNDLAALTDSGFDDDGPLPKDKFDLAAQFARITSSRWPTIHFIGVWDTVASVIVPRADRLYWPSFEELAFTLRNPSVNIFRQAIAIDERRCMFRLKQWREPQEFWSNRFVPDDRKQPQDIMQVWFAGVHCDVGGGYPEAESGESKYPLVWMIDEAAKAGLNFNPRTVNQLAWGVQRKNSPFKYVPPEYTGTTGQLHNSMNAAWRVLEYVPKSAKYKEWPERKVFLGFYIPDCEPRVIPEGAHVHESVVKRMELDPDYRPVNLPKTYQTVPMPVGPHAGAGAESDEIVTG; translated from the coding sequence GTGGAGCACGAGCGCAAAGCCGAGCCGAAGAACCTCGTCATCTGCTGTGACGGCACCGGCAACGAGATCTCCGAAAACATCTCCAACGTCCTGAAGCTGTACCGCTGCCTGCGCAAGACCGACAAGACGCAGCCGCGGCAGATGGTGTTCTACGATCCCGGCGTCGGCACGGTGACGGAGCCGACGACGTGGCACCGGCTCAAGGCCAACGTCAATCTGGTGCTGGGGCTCGCCACCGGCTACGGGCTCGATGACAACGTGCTGTCAGCCTATTGCTTCCTGGTCGAGCATTACGCGCCCGGCGACAGGATCTATCTGTTCGGTTTTTCGCGCGGCGCCTATACCGTGCGGGTGCTGGCGGGGCTGATCCACAAGATCGGCCTGATCTCGCCGGAGCAGGCCAACCTCGCAGGCTCGGGCCTGATCTCCTACAAGCAATATTCCGGCTCCGGGCGCGGCAACGACCTCGCCGCCCTCACGGATTCCGGCTTCGACGACGACGGGCCGCTGCCCAAGGACAAGTTCGATCTCGCCGCGCAGTTCGCGCGCATCACCTCCTCGCGCTGGCCGACCATCCATTTCATCGGCGTCTGGGACACCGTGGCGAGCGTGATCGTTCCGCGCGCCGACCGGCTGTACTGGCCGAGCTTCGAGGAGCTGGCCTTCACGCTGCGCAATCCCAGCGTCAACATCTTCCGGCAGGCGATCGCGATCGACGAGCGGCGCTGCATGTTCCGCCTCAAGCAATGGCGCGAGCCGCAGGAGTTCTGGAGCAACCGCTTCGTGCCCGACGACAGGAAGCAGCCGCAGGACATCATGCAGGTGTGGTTCGCCGGCGTGCATTGCGACGTCGGCGGCGGCTATCCGGAGGCCGAGAGCGGGGAGTCGAAATATCCGCTGGTGTGGATGATCGACGAGGCGGCGAAGGCCGGGCTGAACTTCAACCCGCGCACGGTGAACCAGCTTGCCTGGGGCGTGCAGCGCAAGAACTCGCCGTTCAAATATGTCCCGCCTGAATACACGGGAACGACGGGCCAATTGCACAATTCGATGAACGCGGCCTGGCGCGTGCTGGAATATGTTCCGAAGAGCGCGAAGTACAAGGAATGGCCGGAGCGGAAGGTGTTTTTGGGCTTCTACATCCCCGATTGCGAGCCGCGCGTGATCCCCGAAGGCGCGCATGTGCACGAGAGCGTGGTGAAGCGGATGGAATTGGACCCGGACTATCGGCCGGTGAATCTGCCGAAGACGTATCAGACGGTCCCGATGCCGGTGGGGCCGCATGCGGGCGCGGGAGCGGAGTCGGATGAGATCGTGACGGGGTGA
- a CDS encoding DUF1488 family protein has product MPLTTSRFIAYDQDRGIVQFSMQDGPREFACAISTSAMDDLERGPRARPSEREEQFMRLRERIEACVERKYQATEFEGTPPGIVLRSIDFRG; this is encoded by the coding sequence ATGCCCCTCACCACCAGCCGCTTCATCGCCTACGATCAGGACCGCGGCATCGTCCAGTTCTCGATGCAGGACGGCCCCCGGGAATTCGCCTGCGCGATCTCGACCTCCGCCATGGACGACCTCGAACGCGGCCCCCGCGCCAGGCCCAGCGAGCGCGAAGAGCAGTTCATGCGCCTGCGCGAGCGCATCGAAGCCTGCGTGGAGCGGAAGTATCAGGCGACGGAGTTCGAAGGCACGCCGCCGGGGATCGTGCTGCGGAGCATTGATTTTCGGGGGTAG
- the rmuC gene encoding DNA recombination protein RmuC, with product MDLNLSLLSASCGISLIAAVLSLLSYLSYRRLAQELSLAALGRLLREETEVLRRVTEDQSRSVREELANLLAKFQEAIIVGFSSLGRGINDQIKEFSTRLDSGILSIELRADSIASKLDTDIEKRRSEAVTNRDSLRGMIEQKLEQNLTGHAETARILKDELSNSFHRLGTSVNDSLTQSSQLQSERLGNVNDTLGSLTERLEKAQEGIRTTVEARLEVIRSDNAAKLEQMRATVDEKLHDTLEQRLTNSFKQVSDQLEQVFRGLGEMQNLATGVGDLKRMMTNVRARGTWGEVTLASILEQAMAPDQYEKNVEVRPGSNQRVEFSIRLPGGEGGPLWLPIDAKFPTEDFERLMDASERGDVETVDLAGKALETRIRQAANDIATKYIHPPFSTDFAVMFLPTEGLYAEVIRRPGLSDFLQRENRILVTGPTTLLALLNSLRMGFRTLAIQKRSSEVWQILGAVKTEFEKYGSIIDKVQKKLQEASNTIDGVSIRKRAIDRKLRSVEMLPEIEVTALLATPNSDEPEPSAIEELQSVETEA from the coding sequence ATGGATTTGAACCTTTCGTTGTTGTCAGCTTCATGTGGAATTAGCTTGATCGCCGCCGTACTCTCGCTCCTCAGCTACCTATCTTATCGTCGATTGGCTCAAGAATTGTCGCTGGCCGCGCTTGGCAGACTACTTCGCGAAGAGACTGAGGTCCTTCGCCGAGTGACCGAGGATCAATCACGGAGCGTCAGGGAGGAACTCGCCAATCTACTAGCGAAATTTCAGGAAGCGATCATCGTTGGCTTTAGCAGCCTTGGACGAGGTATCAACGACCAGATTAAGGAGTTTTCGACCCGGCTCGATAGCGGAATTTTATCGATTGAGCTGCGAGCCGATAGCATCGCTTCCAAATTGGACACTGACATCGAGAAAAGGAGATCGGAGGCAGTCACAAATCGAGATAGCCTTCGAGGCATGATCGAACAGAAGCTTGAGCAGAACTTAACGGGACATGCGGAGACGGCCCGCATCCTGAAAGACGAACTCAGTAACAGCTTCCATCGGCTAGGAACTAGCGTAAATGACTCGCTTACCCAATCGAGTCAGTTGCAGAGTGAACGGCTCGGCAATGTCAATGACACTCTCGGCTCCCTCACTGAAAGACTGGAGAAGGCACAAGAAGGGATTCGCACCACGGTAGAAGCTCGTCTAGAGGTCATCCGTAGCGACAACGCCGCAAAACTTGAGCAAATGCGCGCGACAGTCGATGAAAAGCTTCACGACACTTTGGAACAGCGACTTACCAATAGCTTCAAGCAAGTCAGCGATCAGTTGGAGCAGGTCTTTCGCGGCTTAGGAGAGATGCAGAACTTGGCCACGGGTGTCGGCGACCTCAAGCGCATGATGACAAATGTAAGGGCTAGAGGCACTTGGGGAGAGGTCACGTTAGCTAGCATCCTTGAACAGGCGATGGCGCCTGATCAGTATGAAAAGAACGTCGAAGTAAGGCCCGGGAGCAATCAAAGGGTCGAGTTTTCAATCAGACTTCCGGGTGGCGAAGGTGGCCCGCTCTGGCTGCCAATCGACGCGAAGTTTCCGACCGAAGATTTTGAACGATTAATGGATGCATCAGAGCGCGGCGATGTGGAGACGGTCGACCTAGCCGGCAAAGCCTTGGAGACCCGTATTCGGCAAGCTGCGAACGATATCGCGACAAAATACATTCACCCGCCGTTTAGCACCGACTTTGCGGTAATGTTTTTACCTACGGAAGGCTTGTACGCCGAGGTCATCAGAAGACCCGGCCTTTCAGACTTTCTCCAGCGCGAGAATCGAATTCTCGTAACTGGACCTACAACCCTGCTTGCACTTTTGAATAGTCTGCGCATGGGTTTCAGGACTCTCGCCATTCAAAAACGATCTAGCGAAGTCTGGCAAATTCTCGGCGCAGTAAAGACCGAATTCGAAAAATACGGTTCGATTATCGATAAAGTACAAAAGAAGCTACAGGAAGCTTCAAACACTATTGATGGGGTATCAATTCGGAAGCGTGCGATCGACCGAAAGCTACGCTCCGTAGAGATGCTGCCGGAAATTGAAGTGACCGCACTTTTGGCGACGCCAAACTCAGACGAGCCTGAACCATCAGCAATTGAGGAATTGCAATCGGTCGAGACTGAAGCTTAG
- a CDS encoding DEAD/DEAH box helicase, producing the protein MDVATEFKSKILSRSKQSEDYRIYRAGLEWDLTDPIVIDRAEDFKSAPRWSDRLTPYHHQVTNLITFCRRLPVTLLADDVGLGKTISAGLIVSELIVRSRLSKILIVCPKILAQQWKEELEAKFNIPGIVAFGRELLAAEPDEVGAVITTYNSARLYLERLPEDRFQMLILDEAHKLRNLYGVPNTPQVAQRFRKALEERRFPYVLMLTATPIQNRLWDLYSLVDLLTVARGHDNPFGSEGMFIRKFVADPRDGARQLKEEARDEFRSIVYGYMSRVRRGDANLYFPERKVLRHEVDPTTAELQLIKAIAKPIQKLNRLTQISILQALTSSPEALSAQLDNMARKGTAPADLAATVKSIVTEMPLTAKLLGLNKLIEKLKKENPDGWRLVVFTIRRETQTTIQNFLEGHGLKVGIINGDSGERNQATIRLFRETPPRYRVIVSTEAGSEGVNLQIANVLVNYDLPWNPMIVEQRIGRVQRLASEHAFVSIYNVTLRGTFEDYIVGRLMEKLQMASHAVGDVEALLQGADVGDGDEDGGSGFENRILDLVLAALAGKDVERATKLAEKSIEDAKIELEREEANIDSMLGGMEEAEYEGPRTPRLPETERSLGSREFSLAALKLLGVQLTVDPNGLLRAEENGGREYIRFADPTDPAKRTTLYAPGTPAFERLVSRVVASGLHKVDDLDQDPTQASREAAQTWVAQFGGHLASSEPIDAVRMFDGSALLRVRATVAHDSYERLVDIDCKNQDHRTERGKTAINSIPKALDKPQSLGIDIDRLQRAAMSDDGISEFSRFYLERREQETARTSDTRKRKKLEDEFTPRLEMTLVGLDGRVHREIGVKVRYTIDSEHEYESLLVVRPHDGILVRVPELSLCSKSGKTVPSHCLARCDVTGAYVLQHLLTKSETSGRLVLPEFTILCAHSGKRILREEAELSAVSGKLVSADLLKTSAMSGRKAEAEHFRVCSFTKSDFLADELAVSEISGRNYRRDEAMKSSVSGRTGHKHEFALCHETRLPIAMDEAEKCEITGHFVKLGVLERCEITDKMVLPIGLERCALTGKRALKRYFVNSNLSGLRLLEQVAHRSSTGTFCTPAERRTCAWSGRASHPDDIRTCELTGLSIHLEFMTPNAPYRLLPLIEMLNGVRRNSDGIEKWPEVATQLALAKKGGKYRVEAAIASPDNRHLATSSESRAMLGLRVFQVGALYDVSAKSIAGRICVGKRGKESWIEIDR; encoded by the coding sequence ATGGACGTCGCCACAGAATTTAAGTCAAAGATTCTTAGCCGGAGCAAACAGTCCGAAGATTACAGAATTTACCGAGCAGGTCTGGAGTGGGATCTGACCGATCCAATTGTTATTGATCGCGCGGAAGACTTTAAGTCAGCGCCACGTTGGAGCGATCGTCTTACTCCCTACCACCACCAAGTAACCAACCTCATCACCTTCTGTCGTCGCCTTCCGGTAACTTTGCTCGCGGATGATGTCGGTCTCGGAAAAACGATCAGCGCTGGTCTAATTGTCAGCGAACTTATCGTCAGATCCCGGCTGTCCAAAATTCTAATCGTCTGCCCAAAAATTCTCGCCCAGCAATGGAAGGAAGAGCTGGAAGCAAAATTCAATATTCCAGGCATTGTTGCATTCGGGAGAGAGCTACTTGCCGCTGAGCCTGACGAAGTCGGCGCGGTAATCACAACATACAACTCGGCTCGATTGTATCTAGAAAGACTTCCGGAAGATCGCTTCCAGATGCTTATCCTAGACGAAGCTCACAAGCTCAGAAATCTTTACGGCGTCCCCAATACCCCTCAGGTCGCGCAACGTTTTCGCAAGGCGTTGGAGGAACGACGATTTCCCTACGTGCTAATGCTGACCGCCACGCCCATCCAAAACCGGTTGTGGGACCTCTATTCTTTAGTCGATCTGCTAACGGTCGCGCGCGGACATGACAATCCCTTCGGCAGCGAAGGTATGTTCATCAGGAAATTTGTTGCAGATCCTCGGGATGGGGCACGCCAGCTAAAGGAAGAGGCGAGAGACGAATTTCGATCAATCGTCTACGGCTACATGTCTCGCGTCCGTCGAGGAGATGCGAACCTTTATTTCCCCGAACGAAAAGTTTTGCGACACGAAGTAGACCCCACCACCGCGGAGCTTCAGCTTATCAAAGCAATTGCCAAGCCGATTCAAAAACTCAATCGGCTTACCCAGATCTCGATACTGCAGGCCTTGACGAGCAGTCCTGAGGCGCTCTCAGCTCAGTTGGACAACATGGCACGGAAAGGGACGGCTCCGGCCGACCTAGCAGCAACAGTCAAAAGCATCGTGACGGAGATGCCGCTAACAGCCAAACTTCTCGGCCTCAACAAGCTTATAGAAAAGTTAAAAAAAGAAAATCCCGACGGTTGGAGACTTGTCGTATTCACGATCCGCCGAGAGACACAAACTACAATCCAAAACTTCCTCGAAGGCCACGGATTGAAGGTCGGCATAATCAATGGTGACTCGGGAGAGCGGAATCAGGCGACTATCCGGCTCTTCCGTGAAACACCCCCTCGCTATAGAGTCATTGTTTCAACGGAAGCGGGCTCCGAAGGCGTCAATCTCCAGATCGCAAACGTGCTCGTCAACTACGACCTGCCCTGGAATCCAATGATTGTCGAACAACGAATCGGGCGCGTGCAACGCCTCGCTTCGGAGCACGCATTTGTGAGCATTTACAACGTAACTCTAAGAGGGACTTTCGAAGACTACATCGTTGGTAGATTGATGGAAAAACTTCAGATGGCATCACACGCCGTCGGAGACGTAGAGGCTCTTCTGCAAGGCGCGGACGTCGGCGACGGAGACGAAGATGGCGGATCAGGCTTTGAGAACAGAATCTTGGATCTCGTGCTGGCTGCGTTAGCAGGAAAAGATGTCGAAAGAGCAACCAAGCTTGCCGAAAAGAGCATTGAGGATGCCAAGATAGAGCTCGAACGCGAGGAGGCAAACATTGACTCCATGCTCGGGGGTATGGAGGAAGCCGAGTATGAAGGTCCACGCACCCCGAGACTTCCCGAAACTGAACGATCGCTCGGTTCTCGCGAGTTCTCATTGGCGGCGCTCAAACTCCTCGGCGTCCAGCTAACTGTGGACCCCAACGGACTTCTTCGCGCTGAAGAGAATGGAGGACGCGAATACATCAGATTCGCGGACCCGACCGACCCAGCCAAACGAACCACATTGTACGCACCGGGGACGCCAGCCTTCGAGCGCCTTGTGAGCCGAGTCGTTGCGAGCGGCTTGCATAAAGTAGACGACCTTGATCAGGACCCGACGCAAGCATCCCGAGAAGCCGCCCAGACCTGGGTTGCGCAATTCGGGGGACACCTCGCGTCCTCAGAACCGATCGATGCCGTCCGAATGTTCGATGGGTCAGCTCTGTTGCGAGTTCGAGCTACCGTTGCCCACGACAGCTACGAACGGCTAGTGGACATAGATTGCAAGAATCAAGATCACCGGACCGAACGCGGCAAGACCGCCATCAATTCAATTCCTAAAGCTCTCGACAAACCTCAATCCCTTGGCATCGATATCGACAGACTTCAGAGAGCCGCGATGTCGGATGACGGCATTTCTGAATTCTCGCGCTTCTACTTGGAACGTCGAGAACAAGAGACTGCACGCACATCCGATACCCGCAAGCGCAAGAAACTGGAAGACGAGTTCACCCCTCGGCTTGAAATGACCCTCGTCGGACTGGACGGCAGAGTCCATCGAGAAATCGGAGTAAAGGTAAGATACACCATCGACTCAGAGCACGAATACGAGAGCCTTCTCGTAGTTCGACCCCACGATGGAATACTCGTTCGAGTCCCCGAACTAAGTTTATGCTCTAAGTCCGGAAAGACTGTACCTAGCCATTGCTTGGCCAGATGTGACGTGACCGGCGCCTACGTGCTCCAGCATCTCCTCACAAAATCAGAGACGAGCGGGCGGCTTGTTCTCCCAGAATTCACGATTCTCTGTGCGCACAGCGGGAAGCGCATTCTTCGTGAAGAGGCAGAATTATCTGCCGTATCTGGAAAATTGGTTTCGGCCGACCTTCTCAAAACGTCAGCGATGAGCGGAAGAAAAGCCGAAGCAGAGCATTTTCGAGTATGTTCGTTTACGAAGTCAGATTTCCTCGCCGACGAATTGGCCGTCAGTGAAATTTCCGGAAGGAACTATAGACGCGACGAAGCGATGAAGTCGTCAGTCTCGGGAAGGACAGGCCACAAGCATGAATTTGCCCTGTGCCACGAGACGCGCCTGCCCATAGCGATGGACGAAGCAGAGAAATGCGAGATAACCGGCCATTTTGTGAAACTCGGAGTTCTCGAGAGATGCGAGATTACAGACAAGATGGTTTTGCCGATTGGCCTCGAAAGATGTGCACTAACTGGCAAACGAGCACTTAAGCGCTACTTCGTTAACAGCAATCTGTCTGGCCTCAGACTCTTAGAGCAGGTTGCTCATCGATCATCGACCGGAACGTTCTGCACACCGGCCGAACGGCGAACATGCGCGTGGAGTGGCCGCGCTTCCCACCCAGATGACATTCGAACGTGCGAACTGACTGGCCTCTCGATCCACCTTGAGTTCATGACGCCAAATGCGCCTTACCGACTTCTGCCTCTGATCGAGATGCTAAATGGTGTCCGTCGAAATTCGGATGGCATCGAGAAATGGCCAGAAGTTGCTACCCAACTTGCGTTAGCCAAAAAGGGCGGAAAGTATCGGGTCGAAGCTGCAATTGCATCACCAGACAATCGACACCTGGCGACATCCTCTGAATCACGAGCAATGCTGGGTCTCCGCGTGTTTCAAGTCGGCGCTCTCTACGATGTTTCCGCGAAGAGCATTGCCGGACGTATCTGCGTTGGAAAACGTGGCAAGGAGAGCTGGATAGAAATCGATCGATAA
- the rpmB gene encoding 50S ribosomal protein L28 — MSRRCELTAKGPLVGNKVSHSNIKTKRRFLPNLVNVTFISEALERNVRLRVSTNAVKSVDHNGGLDAYLLKANADALSPRALELKRAIQKKVGPSVAPEKKAS; from the coding sequence ATGTCTCGCCGCTGCGAACTGACGGCCAAGGGCCCCCTCGTCGGGAACAAGGTCAGCCACTCCAACATCAAGACCAAGCGCCGCTTCCTGCCGAACCTCGTCAACGTGACGTTCATCAGCGAAGCCCTGGAGCGCAACGTGCGCCTGCGCGTCTCCACCAACGCGGTGAAGAGCGTCGACCACAATGGCGGCCTCGACGCCTATCTGCTCAAGGCCAACGCCGACGCCCTGTCGCCCCGCGCCCTCGAGCTGAAGCGCGCCATCCAGAAGAAGGTCGGCCCGTCGGTCGCGCCGGAGAAGAAGGCGAGCTAG